GAGAACAGCAAAACTCGTTTTTCTAATTCTGTCTGCGAATTTATTAATGAACATATATCAAATGAAAATCTCTATACCAAAATGGTTGCATCGCATTTTGGTATCTCTGAAACTACTCTTCAAAAAATAGTCCGGGCGGTTACAGGGAAATCATTTTTTGAATATGTTGAAGATTTAAGGCTTGAAAAAGCATATGCGCTGTTAAAGGACTCCAATTTAACTGTCAATAACATCTCCTCAGAGTGCGGGTTCTCATCGCCAAATTCATTTTACAAAGCTTTTAAGCGAAGATATAAACAATCACCCAGTACATTTAGAAGCTGAATATCTTACAGCCTGCCCGCTTTTTGTTGAAAAATAAGTAGTAATGTTTTATTATAGTAATAAATAAGTAATATTTCACCTCGGGAATATCACAGTGTTTCTGAGGTAATCCTGTTATATAAATATAAAGATTTTCCTGAAGGTTGCTAAACAAAAATGAAAAAAGAAATAACTATATTCACAGCTCTATTAACATGTTTTGTAGTTATGATACATTTGCTATCAGAACCCTTAATGCAAACGCCACAGTGTACAACGTATAATGTTTTGATTTTTATATTATATAAGTCGATTTCCTTTGTTGTCCCGGCGTTTTTGTTTTTAAGCTCAATGAAATATTTCCTTAAGAAGAGATCATATAAACATTTTCACTATGGCTCTTTTTTAAAAAATCGTTTTTCGAAATTGTATATTCATTATTTTATATTCGTTACTATATATTATTTTTATTTTTGCTATCGAAATTTTATTAGGATGACACCAATTATATATATTAAAGGGCTGCTGCTTGGTAATCTCTGCTCGCATTTTTATTTTATGATTTTAATATTTCAGTTTTATCTGCTGCTCCCATTATTCTTATATTACGTTGAAAAGCTCTCTGTTCTAAACGGGGTAATGCTTGCCTTAATAGTAACCATATTTACTAAACTAGTTTTAGCATCTGTAGCTACTAATAATGTCATATTATATGAAACAGTAAAATATAACGACAGAATTTTGCCTGCATATCTTCTATTTTTAATTCTAGGTGCTTACTGCGGAAAACATTATGAATCGTTTTTAAAACTCCTAAAGGATAATAAAAATTTATTATTCTTAATTTACATCCTTCTATCAGCTATTCACCTTTATAATTCATACCTCAATTTTTCAAACATTAAACTTTATTATTTAGGCGATACGATGCATATATTTTATTGTGTTATTTCAATTTTTGTTTTTTATTATATATCATGTGCCCTAACGCATATAAAATCAGTTAAATTCGAAAATGTTTATAAATTTATAAGCCAGGTTTCATTCTTTATTTACTTAAGCCATCCACTCTTTCTTTATATTTCTCAGAATGAATTATTTAATTTAAGTATAAGCAGAAGCTCCTATAGACTCATTTTTAATTTAGTTTTTGTTTGCACATTATCTCTTGCTTTTTCTAAATTTTATTTTGATATTGCAAAAAAACTAAGTAAGCATAATGACAAAATAATCCCTGTGCTGAGTTAAAAAACGGCAATCTTAAAAGGTGCGTTTCTTTTTAGAAACGCACCTTTTATAATTTTATTAACGTTCGCGCTATTGCTTTCTTCCAACCCTGATAGAGATCATCTCTTTTTTTAACTGACATATTGGGCTTAAATATCACATCATTTGTCCTTAGCCCTTTTAATTCATCCTTGTTCTTCCATAGTCCTATGGCAAGTCCAGCCATATATGCAGCGCCTAAAGCGCATATTTCCTCCACTTGATTAACAACAACATTTACCTGCAGCATATCAGATTGAAACTGCATAATAAAACTGTTTCTAGTCGGTCCCCCATCGACCCTTATTTCTTTTAACGTGACATTAGCTTCTCCTGTCATAATGTCCAAAATATCTTTTACCTGGTATCCCATTGATTCAAGTACAGCTCTCACTATATGAGCTTTTTTGGTCCCTCTTGTCATTCCTGTTATCAGCGCTGTTGAATCACTGTCCCAATATGGTGTTCCTAATCCAACAAAAGCAGGAACCATGTAAACCCCTTCGTTGTCATTAATACTTGATGCAATCTCTTCAGTAGATTTAGAATCTTCGATGAGCTGTAAATCATCAACCAGCCATTTTATTGTAGCACCGGAACAATTGATATTTCCTTCTGCAACATATTCCACAGAATTACCAATTACCCATCCAATGGAAGTTACCAATCCTTTTTTAGATTCATACGGTGATTTTCCGATATTCATCATTATTGAAGAACCCGTGCCGTAAGTTACCTTTGCCATGCCTCGTTCGAAACAATTCTGTCCAAAAAGAGCAGCATGAGAATCTCCAAGGACTCCCGCTATCGGAATGCTTTTATTTGATAAACTAGATACTGCAATTTCTCCGAAGATGTGATTTGAAGAATATATTTCCGGCAGGCAAGCCCTGGGAATAGTAAAAATCTTAAGCAATTCCTCATCCCATGTCAATTCTGAGATATTCAAAAGCTGTGTTCTGCTTGCATT
Above is a genomic segment from Bacillota bacterium containing:
- the glpK gene encoding glycerol kinase GlpK, with amino-acid sequence MSKFILSIDQGTSGTKVLLFDNRGRYVHRVSVPHKQFYPHPGWVEHDAMEIFNNTVAAIDSVIKESHINEADISAASISNQRETVVAWDKSTGLPVSNSIVWQDNRATEICNEILEQDFGDTIMKKTGLVLSPYYSAAKMKWILDSVPGAREKAENGSLLFGTIDSWLIYKFTGGQVHATEYSNASRTQLLNISELTWDEELLKIFTIPRACLPEIYSSNHIFGEIAVSSLSNKSIPIAGVLGDSHAALFGQNCFERGMAKVTYGTGSSIMMNIGKSPYESKKGLVTSIGWVIGNSVEYVAEGNINCSGATIKWLVDDLQLIEDSKSTEEIASSINDNEGVYMVPAFVGLGTPYWDSDSTALITGMTRGTKKAHIVRAVLESMGYQVKDILDIMTGEANVTLKEIRVDGGPTRNSFIMQFQSDMLQVNVVVNQVEEICALGAAYMAGLAIGLWKNKDELKGLRTNDVIFKPNMSVKKRDDLYQGWKKAIARTLIKL